A part of Gambusia affinis linkage group LG21, SWU_Gaff_1.0, whole genome shotgun sequence genomic DNA contains:
- the zfhx2 gene encoding zinc finger homeobox protein 4 isoform X3: MSTEETHSDPCQSTECSDASQTLADKEMEEESIMEREAGDAEAVLEEEGNLLPEAKLQKATENSEIPGMSDKSVGKNSVPAEKSTRSFKCNACLESFSNRTALSVHYTSASHIQRMTSGAAKQGAEGSTQPPSVVGLSRPYISNKPYQCAVCRVSYNHAITLESHMKSVLHQTRSRNAGMVSNGAVPAASSRSSNTSALSPVVTTSESRGSSLGTTSNCAAPATVMVSGAKDGEQITGSQVAPSLLTSPVASAQAVSAFLTLLTSTPSTLSHSILPSLFAAGAAPGTAAPQLVPQPHMVMPLILNGLQAQTQQHQDNQQGQLLTQCVPFVGLNPAQQALLTQRLNSLQNQWPSSVVSAHMQPPQEEQGQERQSSDEKSSDQIKNGDNGTSENSKGDGPKGETVDESAQCADGEDKGKVDGSDDKVKEHQDSTTDGDGSTDQLNLKGDKENCLNHSRAGTVKSLRNNNLSPSASVASLSPVNLDLTLSPDSTPQKSQSGTTPCDSPKSSPNTNALITSQTNLRCNAVEANHLDLPVLSEFQSEVLWAFFESRSEADAASPPHEDCEALGREVGLSEEEVRRWLSHARQTKQRRRAELKHMDAFAKHSQGSDNDYDDEENSLIIAEGDDDAEASSSQVMDLSGTREKCKRRDAGREGRGESALTSDSETEMYTSVIVSDEESQNELLREGPESPAKDEAQREMHSDKGTAGGKVLRSTTVFLSDAEDEYEDDEGGGAQRAKKKKRKGDFERDEVESKKERQDPDLDLELEAQGDPPNAQSTVISPGALHSVPLSISPFSTQFLSPYVLSLAPSMASDGSKISVFPNSPTISRFPGSLLSQTLSHNQTSHYLSNGDDSESALDLSIGKNNSKYASSSSSVDKISVQKGQLLDGLGLRPTSKGMVVVQVKPEPGTAVPSSNSPINLVNCSNMTKSNIYMRADNRTNATFVKVERDREKETELQERKSKGKRYRDMRRSRTIIQAEQLDILYGCYFKDPNPGKHEFEQIAEWVHLPKKVVQIWFQNMRARERKGEVRFISDGTLAAVGKPLIKFTWPLSKPIFSNKTATHNTGGIPATPIVRTLIKTEKEPEKELAKAALVKKVIPVPIKPKEVANPTAGSPVSSSVTAVPKIKLEASSNVSMLKVASKVPTPVLFPPPKEPVPIAPRPIQKQEEESEEEKTDEEKEDEGEMLIRPGMANRMVPKLATTPINNRPPVSTLVPPKQNGLNYWTPKVPIKINTLSREQLALPTHTPPRPIPPPPTPCIAPVSPTTPSSAKVGSPSTPIIMKSSPTESSFLSHSASRRPRTHLSCLQLSILQSCYETCAHPNAMECEAIGTELNLPLKVVQIWFQNTRAKEKRWRLQQEKMYPLSDGKVDTSSGSYLHYSALKANRPILPKPVQLTITEPAASPVPGQPAPKETLTGHCDACNVSFESRAAARAHVFSPHHLATLRTTNFGQPTALVSKNSSQGPLSTAVTSPGAGSEGEIVIELPPSTATSNS, from the exons ATGTCCACTGAAGAGACTCATTCAGACCCCTGCCAATCTACAGAGTGTTCAGACGCTAGTCAGACCCTTGCTGACAAAGAGATGGAGGAGGAAAGCATAATGGAACGGGAGGCAGGTGACGCTGAGGCGGTTTTAGAAGAGGAGGGAAACTTACTCCCAGAAGCCAAACTgcaaaaagcaacagaaaactcagaaatacCAGGCATGAGTGACAAGTCAGTTGGTAAAAACAGCGTTCCAGCTGAAAAAAGCACCCGGTCATTCAAATGCAATGCCTGCTTGGAAAGTTTCTCCAACAGGACTGCCTTGAGTGTTCATTATACCTCTGCATCCCACATTCAGAGGATGACCTCAGGCGCTGCAAAGCAAGGTGCAGAAGGCTCTACCCAGCCTCCCTCAGTTGTGGGTCTTTCTCGTCCGTACATATCGAACAAGCCCTACCAGTGTGCTGTGTGTCGAGTCTCCTACAATCACGCCATCACCCTTGAGAGCCATATGAAATCTGTTTTGCATCAGACCCGCAGCAGAAATGCTGGCATGGTTTCAAACGGTGCAGTACCTGCTGCCAGTTCGAGAAGTAGCAACACCAGCGCTCTGAGCCCGGTAGTGACGACCTCTGAAAGCAGAGGCAGCTCTTTGGGTACCACCAGCAACTGCGCGGCTCCTGCGACAGTGATGGTGAGTGGCGCGAAGGATGGAGAACAGATTACAGGTTCACAAGTGGCTCCCTCCCTCCTCACTTCCCCGGTGGCCTCAGCTCAGGCAGTCTCTGCCTTTCTCACCCTCCTCACATCAACTCCCAGCACCCTGTCGCATTCCATCCTCCCGTCTCTCTTCGCAGCAGGCGCTGCTCCCGGTACCGCTGCGCCTCAGCTCGTGCCTCAGCCTCACATGGTCATGCCCCTGATCTTAAATGGGCTCCAAGCCCAAACTCAGCAGCATCAAGACAACCAGCAAGGACAGCTCCTTACGCAGTGTGTGCCATTCGTAGGCCTCAACCCAGCCCAGCAAGCCCTACTAACCCAAAGACTTAACAGCTTACAGAACCAGTGGCCCTCATCGGTTGTTTCAGCTCACATGCAGCCCCCTCAGGAAGAGCAAGGGCAAGAGAGGCAGAGCAGTGATGAAAAGTCCTCGGATCAGATCAAGAATGGGGACAACGGGACTTCGGAGAACAGCAAGGGAGATGGACCTAAAGGAGAAACTGTTGATGAATCTGCACAGTGTGCAGACGGAGAAGACAAAGGGAAGGTTGATGGCAGTGACGACAAGGTGAAAGAACATCAAGATAGCACAACAGATGGAGATGGCTCTACAGATCAGTTGAATTTGAAAGGTGATAAAGAAAATTGCCTGAATCACTCCCGGGCAGGCACAGTCAAGAGCCTCCGCAATAACAACCTCTCGCCTTCAGCGTCTGTGGCCAGCCTCAGTCCAGTGAACTTAGATCTTACACTCAGCCCCGATTCTACCCCTCAGAAATCTCAATCTGGCACCACCCCTTGTGATTCACCAAAATCCAGCCCGAATACCAATGCCTTAATCACCAGCCAAACTAATCTTCGTTGTAACGCTGTAGAGGCCAATCATTTAGACCTTCCTGTACTGTCAGAGTTCCAGTCTGAGGTTCTATGGGCATTTTTTGAGTCCCGTAGTGAGGCGGATGCTGCGAGTCCTCCTCATGAGGACTGTGAAGCACTAGGTAGAGAGGTGGGGCTTTCAGAGGAAGAGGTGCGGAGGTGGTTGAGCCACGCCCGGCAGACAAAGCAGAGACGAAGAGCGGAGCTAAAGCACATGGATGCATTTGCAAAACACAGTCAAGGATCTGATAACGACTATGACGACGAGGAAAACTCTCTCATTATCGCAGAAGGTGACGACGATGCTGAAGCTTCAAGTAGTCAGGTCATGGATTTGTCTGGCACAAGAGAGAAATGCAAGAGGAGGGACGCAGGAAGGGAGGGACGTGGAGAGTCCGCTCTAACGTCCGACTCAGAAACCGAAATGTACACTTCTGTCATTGTTTCTGATGAGGAAAGCCAAAACGAATTGCTCAGAGAAGGTCCTGAAAGTCCTGCTAAGGACGAAGCACAGCGGGAGATGCACAGTGACAAGGGCACAGCTGGAGGAAAGGTGCTGCGCTCCACAACTGTGTTCCTCTCTGATGCAGAGGACGAGTACGAAGATGACGAGGGTGGAGGAGCTCAGAGGGCTAAGAAGAAAAAGCGTAAAGGCGATTTTGAGCGAGATGAGGTGGAGTCAAAGAAGGAAAGACAGGACCCGGATTTGGATCTGGAGTTGGAGGCGCAAGGGGATCCTCCAAATGCGCAGTCCACAGTGATTTCCCCCGGTGCTCTACACTCTGTCCCTTTGTCCATTTCTCCATTTTCTACACAGTTCCTCAGCCCTTATGTTCTCTCCCTTGCTCCCTCAATGGCAAGCGATGGAAGTAAAATATCTGTCTTTCCAAACTCCCCAACGATCTCTCGCTTTCCTGGATCTTTACTCTCACAGACTCTCTCCCACAACCAAACCTCTCACTACCTGTCCAACGGGGATGATTCCGAATCTGCGCTGGATCTCAGCATAGGGAAAAACAACTCCAAGTATGCTTCGTCCTCCTCATCTGTCGACAAAATATCTGTACAAAAGGGACAGCTGTTGGACGGACTTGGCCTCCGCCCCACATCCAAAGGCATGGTGGTTGTCCAGGTTAAACCAGAACCTGGAACTGCTGTGCCTTCATCCAATAGCCCAATAAATCTGGTCAACTGCAGCAACATgacaaagtcaaacatttatatGAGGGCAGATAACAGGACAAATGCCACTTTTGTGAAAGTGGAGAGAGACCGAGAGAAAGAGACCGAGCTGCAAGAGAGGAAGTCCAAAGGAAAAAGGTACCGGGACATGCGCCGCTCAAGGACCATCATTCAAGCTGAACAGCTTGACATTCTGTATGGCTGCTATTTCAAAGACCCTAATCCCGGGAAGCACGAGTTTGAACAGATCGCCGAGTGGGTTCATCTTCCAAAAAAGGTCGTTCAGATCTGGTTCCAGAACATGAGGGCAAGGGAAAGGAAAGGCGAGGTCCGGTTCATCAGCGACGGCACTTTGGCTGCTGTTGGAAAACCTCTCATCAAATTCACATGGCCTCTTTCTAAACCCATATTCTCAAACAAGACTGCTACACATAACACAGGGGGCATCCCAGCTACGCCAATCGTTCGGACACTTATAAAGACGGAAAAAGAGCCGGAAAAAGAACTGGCGAAAGCGGCCTTAGTGAAGAAAGTGATCCCGGTCCCCATCAAGCCCAAGGAGGTAGCTAACCCCACTGCAGGGTCTCCTGTGAGCAGCAGTGTTACTGCAGTGCCAAAGATCAAGCTTGAAGCCAGCAGCAATGTCAGTATGTTGAAAGTTGCATCCAAAGTCCCTACCCCCGTCCTCTTTCCCCCACCCAAGGAACCAGTTCCAATTGCCCCACGGCCCATCCAGAAACAAGAAGAGGagagtgaagaagaaaaaaccgACGAGGAAAAAGAGGATGAGGGTGAAATGTTGATCAGACCGGGCATGGCTAACCGCATGGTACCGAAGCTGGCCACAACTCCCATTAACAACAGGCCTCCAGTCTCCACTCTAGTGCCACCAAAACAAAACGGTCTCAACTACTGGACCCCCAAAGTCCCCATAAAGATCAACACTCTGTCAAGAGAACAACTGGCGCTTCCGACACACACGCCGCCTCGTCCCATCCCCCCTCCTCCCACCCCTTGCATCGCACCGGTCAGCCCAACCACACCCAGTTCCGCCAAAGTGGGGAGCCCGTCCACACCGATTATCATGAAATCCAGTCCGACGGAAAGCAGCTTTCTGTCCCACTCTGCCAGCCGCAGGCCACGCACCCACCTGTCCTGCCTTCAGCTGTCCATCTTGCAGTCATGCTATGAAACCTGTGCCCACCCCAATGCTATGGAGTGTGAAGCGATTGGCACAGAGCTCAACTTGCCTCTCAAGGTAGTGCAGATCTGGTTCCAGAATACCAGAGCCAAGGAGAAGCGTTGGAGGCtacagcaggaaaaaatg TACCCCCTGTCAGATGGGAAAGTGGACACCAGCTCGGGAAGCTACCTTCACTACAGCGCCCTGAAAGCCAATCGGCCCATCCTTCCCAAGCCCGTTCAGCTAACGATCACCGAACCCGCGGCCTCTCCAGTGCCGGGCCAGCCCGCTCCAAAGGAAACCCTGACGGGCCACTGCGACGCCTGCAATGTCTCCTTCGAGTCGCGGGCTGCCGCCAGGGCCCACGTCTTCTCCCCGCATCACCTGGCCACTTTGAGAACCACTAACTTTGGCCAACCCACGGCCCTGGTCAGTAAGAACAGCTCGCAGGGTCCTCTCTCCACCGCTGTGACCAGCCCAGGAGCTGGCTCCGAAGGGGAGATCGTCATCGAGTTGCCACCCTCGACGGCCACCAGCAACAGTTAA